GGGTGATTCTTAGTTAAGTATTTTTCTAATGACCAGTTACCTATTACTAATGACCTGTTACCAATTACCTAATATGCAAATTCGTCGTCGTCCACCTAATCCATCAGTTGATGTGAAAAGCTTGCGCTATCAAGTTGCTATTCCTGATGCTGAGCCACAAAATATCTTAGAAAAAATTGTCTGGCATAAAGAAACTGAAGTCGAGCAACTGCGTGAAAAGCTTCCTTTAGTCGAACTTCAGCGTAAAGCCCTTGCTGCACCACCAACACGTGATTTTATTGGTGCGTTGCGTCAAGGAAAAACAACACCTGCACTCATTGCCGAGGTAAAAAAAGCTTCACCAAGTAAGGGCGTCTTTCGCGAAGATTTTGACCCTGTGGCGATCGCGCAATCTTATGCCCAAGGTGGTGCTAGCTGTCTTTCAGTACTGACTGATGAAAAGTTCTTTCAAGGCAGTTTTAACAATCTTGCCTTAATTCGCGCTGCGGTAGATTTACCACTTTTGTGCAAAGACTTCATTATCTACCCGTATCAAATGTATATGGCGCGTATTCGGGGTGCGGATGCCGTGCTGTTGATTGCCGCAATTCTGAGCGATCAAGATTTACAATACTTTGTTAAAATTGCAACTGCTTTAAAAATGGCAGTATTAGTCGAAGTTCACACCTTAGAGGAACTTGACCGCGTTTTGGCAATTGATGGTATCCGATTAATTGGTATAAATAATCGCGATTTAGAAGATTTTACCGTAGATTTACAGACAACTTGTGCATTGCTAGAAGCACGCGGCGAAGAATTGCGATCGCGGAATATCTTAGCCGTCAGCGAGTCAGGATTGCATACACCCGCAGATCTACAAGTTGTCGCTTGTGCAGGTGCAGCAGCGGTGCTCATTGGCGAATCTTTGGTAAAGCAAAGCGATCCGCAAGCGGCGATCACCACTCTATTTACTATCTAGTCATTAATGGCGCTCTGAATCTGGAGCAAAATTCAGTAACAAGAGCGCCTGCAATTAAGTCAATTTTTTATGCAGACAATTCCCCTTCCCTCTCCGATTCACTACGAACTCTTGTTGCAGTTATTAGAACAACAAACACTATCCGCAGCAAGTCAAAATCCAACTTTGCGCGAACAGGTGAATCAGCTAATCATTACCCTACGTAAAGCCGCCGCGCAACAGAAGCAGCTAGAAGAAAGTTGTCAGCAGTCACAGATTGCAATTGAATCACGGTGGTCACTGAATCAATAAATTAGATGAGGACTTACACAAGAAACGATCTCAAAACTTTTGGCGAATAAATTCGCTCCTA
This is a stretch of genomic DNA from Chroogloeocystis siderophila 5.2 s.c.1. It encodes these proteins:
- a CDS encoding DUF5340 domain-containing protein, with translation MQTIPLPSPIHYELLLQLLEQQTLSAASQNPTLREQVNQLIITLRKAAAQQKQLEESCQQSQIAIESRWSLNQ
- the trpC gene encoding indole-3-glycerol phosphate synthase TrpC; the protein is MQIRRRPPNPSVDVKSLRYQVAIPDAEPQNILEKIVWHKETEVEQLREKLPLVELQRKALAAPPTRDFIGALRQGKTTPALIAEVKKASPSKGVFREDFDPVAIAQSYAQGGASCLSVLTDEKFFQGSFNNLALIRAAVDLPLLCKDFIIYPYQMYMARIRGADAVLLIAAILSDQDLQYFVKIATALKMAVLVEVHTLEELDRVLAIDGIRLIGINNRDLEDFTVDLQTTCALLEARGEELRSRNILAVSESGLHTPADLQVVACAGAAAVLIGESLVKQSDPQAAITTLFTI